A window from Kovacikia minuta CCNUW1 encodes these proteins:
- a CDS encoding tetratricopeptide repeat protein yields MTAIDPQPDVFEADNRRNLRRLVLALQASLNQLNLLIGICDNLGLRDELIQAYETEFSTQGVACYRLELTREQISLRQAMAELVNRETPLQLGQPAIVTVLGADRLLAVRLQDAQSDRERFFFSLQWTREALREFQVPIVLWLTEKIAAELTLQAPDFWSWRGGVFEFERPLTVQPIEQSNPIPDREIQHTRHLVSSLESQNQAKELQKQIAALEVEDAESPLLASLYVQLGKLYGDRLKAGTFADYAQEQDLAIQAYQKAIALQETQDLQTKLATSLNELALLYQSQGRYGDAEPLFLRALEIDEQQLGVNHPTVAIHLNNLANLYKSQGRYGDAEPLFLRALEISEQQLGPNHSDVAIDLNNLANLYQSQGRYGKAETLFLRALEIDEQHLGANHPAVAIDLNNLANLYQSQGRYGEAEPLFLRSVEIDEQQLGANHPTIATCLNNLAYLYRSQGRYAEAEPLFLRALEIDEQQLGTDHPDIAIDLNNLALLYKSQGRDAEAESLFLKAWSISQQRLGVDHPQTITVRENLESLRREQQHTP; encoded by the coding sequence ATGACGGCAATCGATCCTCAACCAGACGTATTTGAAGCAGACAACCGACGCAACCTGCGCCGCCTGGTGCTGGCACTGCAAGCCAGCCTGAACCAGTTAAATCTGTTGATTGGCATCTGCGACAATCTGGGTTTGCGGGATGAGTTAATTCAGGCATACGAAACCGAATTTTCTACCCAGGGGGTTGCCTGCTATCGGCTGGAGTTAACACGGGAGCAAATTAGCCTGCGACAGGCAATGGCGGAACTGGTCAACCGGGAAACCCCCTTGCAATTGGGACAACCCGCTATCGTTACAGTGCTGGGAGCCGATCGATTGCTGGCAGTCCGGTTACAGGATGCCCAATCCGATCGGGAACGGTTTTTCTTCTCCCTGCAATGGACGCGCGAAGCCCTGCGAGAGTTTCAGGTTCCGATCGTCCTCTGGTTGACCGAAAAAATTGCCGCCGAGTTAACCCTGCAAGCGCCCGACTTCTGGAGCTGGCGCGGTGGCGTATTTGAGTTTGAACGTCCGTTGACCGTCCAACCTATAGAACAGTCCAACCCGATTCCCGATCGGGAGATTCAGCATACCAGACACCTGGTTTCCAGCCTGGAGTCGCAGAACCAGGCAAAAGAGTTGCAGAAACAAATTGCAGCGCTGGAGGTAGAGGATGCAGAATCGCCCCTGTTAGCCAGTCTATACGTTCAGTTGGGGAAACTTTATGGCGATCGCTTAAAAGCCGGAACTTTTGCAGACTATGCTCAGGAGCAAGATTTAGCGATCCAGGCTTATCAGAAGGCGATCGCCCTCCAGGAAACGCAAGACCTCCAGACCAAACTCGCAACCAGTCTCAACGAACTGGCACTCCTCTATCAATCCCAGGGACGCTATGGGGATGCAGAACCCCTCTTCCTCAGAGCGCTGGAAATCGATGAACAGCAGTTGGGAGTGAACCATCCCACTGTGGCAATCCATCTCAACAATCTGGCAAATCTCTACAAATCCCAGGGACGCTATGGGGATGCAGAACCCCTCTTCCTCAGAGCACTGGAAATTAGTGAACAGCAGTTGGGACCCAATCATTCCGATGTGGCGATCGATCTCAATAACCTGGCAAATCTCTACCAATCCCAGGGACGCTATGGGAAGGCAGAAACCCTCTTCCTTAGAGCGCTGGAAATTGATGAACAGCACTTGGGAGCCAACCATCCCGCTGTGGCAATCGATCTCAATAACTTAGCAAATCTCTACCAATCCCAGGGACGTTATGGGGAGGCAGAACCCCTCTTCCTTAGATCGGTGGAAATCGATGAACAGCAGTTGGGAGCCAATCATCCCACCATCGCAACCTGTCTTAACAATCTGGCATACCTCTACCGATCTCAAGGACGCTATGCGGAGGCAGAACCCCTCTTCCTCAGAGCGCTAGAAATTGACGAGCAGCAGTTGGGAACTGATCATCCTGACATAGCAATCGATCTTAACAATCTGGCACT
- a CDS encoding P-loop NTPase fold protein: protein MDQALLSRLQQAYRDLDLFPLITAEEIDKFRVEYGTEVLIRLKRETEAATKDGKLVFAGHRGCGKSTLLKRFSIEMQPHHFTVFFSISDMIEMSDVNHVNILYAIALMLLSKATQAQVEIPPATQKSLLEWFTTTKSTTASKDLKSELAAGGNFFQVLTAKLKQEETFREEIKTTYQYRISELVDKINQIAALIQTAVKKPVLVIIDDLDKLDLALVESIYLKNIKSLFAPGFRIVFTIPISAIREPALIGVLNSEGVVRVQQFPVAKFFSKEDCRTDNAPPIEKTVNVFLEVLKKRVPSDLIEPETAQQIVLKSGGVMRELVRMARECCTESMVLLESEPERQSIKIDDGILTLALRNLRNDFARPLGTKFYSMLVEVYQTQATADTESKEFLDLLHGLYVLEYLNDDLWYDVHPIVADLLKRKHLIQ, encoded by the coding sequence ATGGATCAAGCACTGCTGTCCAGACTTCAACAGGCTTACCGTGACCTTGATTTGTTTCCGCTGATTACAGCCGAAGAAATCGACAAATTCCGTGTGGAATATGGGACTGAGGTATTGATTCGGCTCAAGCGGGAAACCGAAGCTGCGACCAAAGATGGCAAGCTGGTCTTTGCCGGACATCGAGGGTGCGGCAAATCGACACTGCTGAAACGATTCTCGATCGAGATGCAGCCGCATCATTTCACCGTGTTCTTTTCGATCTCAGACATGATTGAGATGTCGGATGTGAATCATGTCAATATTCTGTATGCGATCGCCCTCATGCTCTTAAGCAAGGCAACCCAGGCGCAGGTCGAAATTCCTCCGGCAACTCAGAAGTCGCTGTTGGAGTGGTTTACGACAACCAAAAGTACCACTGCCAGTAAGGATTTGAAATCTGAACTTGCCGCTGGGGGAAATTTCTTTCAGGTATTGACTGCCAAGCTCAAGCAGGAAGAAACCTTTCGGGAAGAAATTAAAACCACCTACCAGTACCGTATTTCCGAACTGGTAGACAAGATTAATCAGATTGCTGCACTGATCCAGACGGCGGTGAAAAAGCCCGTTCTGGTGATCATTGATGATCTGGACAAACTCGATCTGGCACTGGTGGAATCCATTTACCTAAAGAACATCAAATCGTTGTTTGCCCCCGGTTTTCGGATCGTTTTCACCATCCCTATTTCGGCGATTCGTGAACCTGCGTTGATTGGGGTGTTGAATTCGGAAGGAGTGGTGCGGGTGCAGCAGTTTCCCGTGGCAAAATTTTTCTCGAAGGAGGACTGCCGCACAGACAACGCCCCACCGATTGAAAAAACCGTCAATGTTTTTTTGGAAGTGCTGAAGAAACGCGTGCCATCTGACCTGATTGAACCCGAAACGGCACAACAAATTGTGCTCAAAAGTGGGGGGGTGATGCGAGAGTTGGTGCGCATGGCACGGGAATGCTGTACGGAATCGATGGTGTTGCTAGAGAGTGAACCAGAACGGCAATCGATCAAGATTGACGATGGGATTCTGACCCTGGCCCTGCGCAATTTACGCAACGATTTTGCCCGTCCCCTGGGCACCAAGTTCTATTCCATGCTGGTGGAGGTGTATCAAACCCAGGCAACAGCCGATACGGAGAGCAAGGAATTTCTCGATCTATTGCATGGGTTGTATGTGCTGGAGTATCTGAACGATGATCTCTGGTACGACGTGCATCCGATCGTGGCGGATTTGCTGAAGCGTAAGCATTTGATTCAGTAG
- the coaBC gene encoding bifunctional phosphopantothenoylcysteine decarboxylase/phosphopantothenate--cysteine ligase CoaBC, protein MAFSPPPTPHPPPFFSGKRILIGIGGGIAAYKVCEVISSLAKVGAEVRAILTDSAQEFITPLTISTLCRHPVYTDQSFWQPIHARPLHIELGEWAEVLVIAPLTANTLAKLVYGMADNLLTNTVLASTCPVLLAPAMNTDMWEQRSVQRNWQQIQTDPRFHAVGPGAGILACDRVGMGRMAEPASILPHILSLLHTQGQRDLAGKQVLISAGGTREYLDPVRFIGNPSTGKMGIALAEAATHRGAGVTLVHAPLEPRLIAELQGVRAIAVTSANEMQQALLDFFPHADWTVMAAAVADVKPASYHAEKLPKSALPETLPLEPVPDIAAKLATLKQPHQKLIGFAAQDGDIETPALEKLQRKKLDAIAANPIDQPNSGFGSDLNQAILLDRNGRKQAIEPCSKLQMAHQLFDFVLGL, encoded by the coding sequence ATGGCATTCTCCCCACCCCCCACCCCCCACCCCCCACCCTTTTTCTCAGGCAAACGAATTCTAATTGGCATTGGCGGTGGCATTGCTGCCTATAAAGTTTGTGAAGTAATTTCCTCCCTGGCAAAGGTTGGGGCGGAAGTGCGAGCGATTCTAACCGATTCTGCCCAGGAATTTATTACCCCGCTAACTATATCGACCCTGTGCCGTCATCCGGTCTATACCGACCAGTCCTTCTGGCAGCCAATTCATGCCCGTCCGCTTCACATTGAGTTGGGTGAATGGGCAGAGGTGTTGGTGATTGCACCACTGACCGCTAACACCCTGGCAAAGCTGGTCTACGGCATGGCAGATAACTTGCTGACGAATACGGTTCTGGCTTCGACCTGTCCGGTGCTGCTGGCACCTGCAATGAATACAGATATGTGGGAACAGCGATCGGTTCAGCGCAACTGGCAGCAAATTCAAACTGACCCGCGCTTTCATGCCGTTGGTCCGGGGGCAGGAATTTTGGCGTGCGATCGGGTGGGGATGGGACGTATGGCAGAACCCGCAAGCATTCTGCCCCACATTCTTTCCTTGCTCCATACCCAGGGACAGCGTGACCTGGCAGGAAAGCAGGTGCTGATTAGTGCAGGTGGAACACGGGAATACCTTGATCCGGTACGTTTCATCGGAAATCCTTCTACCGGGAAAATGGGAATTGCGCTGGCGGAGGCAGCTACCCATCGCGGGGCAGGTGTCACTCTGGTGCATGCTCCCCTAGAGCCGCGATTAATTGCGGAGCTACAGGGGGTACGGGCAATTGCAGTTACCAGTGCAAACGAGATGCAGCAGGCTCTACTCGATTTTTTTCCCCATGCGGATTGGACGGTGATGGCGGCAGCCGTTGCAGATGTGAAACCAGCCAGCTACCACGCAGAGAAACTGCCCAAATCGGCACTACCTGAAACGCTGCCTCTGGAACCTGTGCCCGATATTGCGGCAAAACTGGCAACCCTGAAACAACCCCACCAAAAGTTAATTGGGTTTGCCGCCCAGGATGGGGATATCGAGACCCCAGCGTTGGAAAAGTTGCAACGGAAAAAGCTGGATGCGATCGCTGCCAACCCGATTGATCAACCCAACAGCGGCTTTGGAAGTGATCTGAACCAGGCGATTTTGCTGGATCGCAATGGACGCAAGCAGGCGATCGAGCCATGCAGTAAGCTCCAAATGGCTCATCAGTTGTTTGACTTTGTGCTTGGACTTTAA
- a CDS encoding DUF2555 domain-containing protein: MWQRSPRAWKRTNRPDTFAELRDWHLLRAIAFQRPELAEPYFYLLDMEPFDEA, encoded by the coding sequence ATGTGGCAGCGATCGCCGCGCGCCTGGAAGCGGACGAATAGACCGGACACCTTTGCCGAACTGAGAGACTGGCACCTATTGCGGGCGATCGCGTTCCAGCGTCCCGAACTGGCAGAACCCTACTTCTATCTGCTGGATATGGAACCCTTTGACGAAGCCTGA
- a CDS encoding alpha/beta hydrolase has translation MTLQAISVPPASGQPATGVIVLLHGWGANYQDLLGLAPYLDLPTYQFVFPDAPFPHPFNPVGRMWYEFPEEYRFLGKPEFRDRPDLSTSRNLLIDFLKSLPEQTGVPLAHTVLGGFSQGGAMTLDVGLNFPLAGLMVLSGYLHAPLQPQTSSFPPVLMVHGRQDQVVPLVSAHQARASLQSLGVEPEYHEYNMGHEIQPIVLEQMQIFVKEGLSGKE, from the coding sequence TTGACATTACAAGCTATTTCGGTGCCGCCTGCTTCTGGTCAGCCAGCCACAGGAGTAATTGTGCTGCTGCATGGTTGGGGAGCGAACTATCAAGACTTGTTGGGGTTAGCGCCCTATCTGGATTTGCCCACGTATCAGTTTGTGTTTCCCGATGCCCCCTTTCCCCACCCGTTCAATCCGGTGGGAAGGATGTGGTACGAATTTCCAGAGGAGTATCGCTTTCTAGGTAAGCCAGAGTTTCGCGATCGCCCCGATCTCTCTACCAGTCGCAATTTGTTGATCGATTTCCTGAAATCTTTACCAGAGCAAACGGGCGTTCCCCTTGCCCACACGGTTTTGGGGGGCTTTTCCCAGGGTGGAGCGATGACCCTGGATGTGGGGTTAAATTTTCCACTGGCAGGGTTGATGGTGTTGAGTGGATATTTACACGCACCCCTCCAACCGCAGACTTCGAGTTTTCCACCCGTGTTAATGGTGCATGGCAGGCAGGATCAAGTTGTCCCTTTGGTATCCGCTCACCAGGCAAGAGCAAGTTTGCAATCCCTGGGGGTGGAACCTGAGTATCACGAGTACAACATGGGGCACGAAATTCAACCGATTGTGCTGGAACAAATGCAAATTTTTGTTAAAGAAGGATTGTCTGGGAAGGAATGA
- a CDS encoding ABC transporter ATP-binding protein, whose amino-acid sequence MTATSTATDRLIMTEQVCKSFPLPEGKGEFTVLQDINLSVKSGEVLALLGRSGSGKSTLLRIMAGLIPPSKGQVVSNGKRLNGSNKDVSMVFQSFALLPWLTVQENVEVGLEAQGVERKERRQRALKAIDLVGLDGFESAYPKELSGGMRQRVGFARAFVMEPKVLFMDEPFSALDVLTSENLRGEIDDLWNAGTFPSRSIVIVTHNIEEAVFLADRVIILGANPGRIRGELMIDLPRSHDRNSDRFKTLVDYIYTVMTNPDVEVTSGAVASPKVAPSVPRSPYAQVLPHARSGGISGLLELIVDQPEGTDDIPRLAERLQLEVDDLLPILDAAVMLGFAEVFQGDVHLTEIGRDFATTTILRSKDLFRQQVLEHVPMIVSMVKTLQEKQDGSMREDFFLDLLDEHFPREVAVRQFATAVDWGRYAELFEFDASEDRLYLPEPVAAGE is encoded by the coding sequence ATGACGGCAACATCTACCGCAACCGATCGATTGATCATGACCGAGCAGGTCTGTAAAAGTTTTCCCTTGCCAGAAGGAAAGGGAGAGTTCACCGTCCTGCAAGACATTAATCTGAGTGTTAAATCAGGCGAAGTGTTAGCCCTGCTGGGACGGAGTGGCAGTGGAAAAAGCACCCTCCTGCGGATTATGGCGGGCTTAATTCCCCCCAGCAAAGGGCAGGTGGTCAGTAACGGCAAGCGGCTAAATGGCTCCAACAAAGACGTTTCGATGGTGTTTCAGAGTTTTGCGTTGTTACCCTGGTTGACCGTTCAAGAAAATGTGGAAGTGGGTTTGGAAGCCCAGGGAGTGGAACGCAAAGAGCGTCGCCAACGGGCACTGAAGGCGATCGACCTGGTAGGCTTAGACGGCTTTGAGAGTGCCTATCCCAAGGAATTGTCGGGAGGAATGCGGCAACGGGTCGGATTTGCCAGAGCATTTGTGATGGAACCCAAGGTGCTATTTATGGATGAACCCTTTAGTGCCTTGGATGTGCTGACTTCCGAAAACCTGCGGGGAGAAATTGACGATTTGTGGAATGCAGGCACCTTCCCCTCAAGAAGTATTGTGATTGTTACCCACAACATTGAAGAAGCCGTATTTCTTGCCGATCGGGTGATTATCCTGGGCGCAAATCCAGGACGGATTCGGGGGGAGTTAATGATCGACCTCCCCCGATCGCACGATCGCAACAGCGATCGCTTCAAAACCCTGGTGGACTACATTTACACCGTTATGACCAACCCCGATGTCGAAGTTACATCCGGGGCAGTTGCTTCTCCCAAAGTTGCGCCTTCAGTTCCCCGTTCTCCCTATGCCCAGGTGCTGCCCCATGCCCGCTCTGGTGGAATCAGCGGTTTACTGGAGTTAATTGTGGATCAGCCCGAAGGCACCGACGATATTCCCCGCCTGGCGGAGCGACTTCAGCTTGAAGTGGATGACCTGTTGCCAATTTTGGACGCAGCAGTCATGTTGGGTTTTGCTGAAGTGTTTCAGGGAGATGTGCATTTGACTGAAATCGGGCGTGACTTTGCCACCACCACTATTCTGCGTAGTAAAGACCTGTTTCGTCAGCAAGTGCTGGAGCATGTCCCGATGATTGTCAGCATGGTGAAAACTTTGCAGGAGAAGCAAGATGGCTCCATGCGAGAAGATTTTTTCCTGGATCTGCTGGATGAACATTTTCCCCGCGAAGTGGCAGTTCGGCAGTTTGCGACTGCCGTAGACTGGGGACGCTACGCTGAACTGTTTGAATTTGACGCCAGTGAAGATCGGCTTTATTTACCAGAACCCGTTGCCGCGGGAGAGTAG
- a CDS encoding ABC transporter permease, with protein MLKQTFPSREALQRFPFGLADVAVILGTLLLIALVAQVGAGTLVSFRPPEDVPGVTLDPWNLPYYAGRSTLRMFIGLFFSTVFTLVYGYVAAYSRRAEKVLVPLLDILQSVPVLGFLSITVTGFIALFPGSLLGLEAASIFAIFTSQVWNMTFSFYQSLKMVPHELDEAATLYRLSRWQRFTKLEVPSAMIGLVWNAMMSFGGGWFFVAASEAISVLNKQYTLPGIGSYVAEAVGQKNLPALGWAILAMAIVILLVDQLFWRPLIAWSDKFRLEQSAAADAPESWVYDLLKAARLPRLVGRLLTPVGEQVNLWLSRLMPPPSPSGSATPSQAVSDRLYTFVMLGIIGALLLVGVHFILTTVGLEEVFKTFGLGALTLLRVIVLLVFATLIWTPIGVAIGFNPKIARLFQPVAQFLASFPANFIFPFATLFFINSHISINWGSILLMALGAQWYILFNSIAGAMSIPTDLREMATDVGLRGWKLWQKLIIPGIFSAWVTGGITASGGAWNASIVSEVVSWGQTTLIASGLGAYIAEATEKGDWPRITLGIGMMSLFVVGINRLFWRRLYHLAETKYHL; from the coding sequence ATGCTGAAGCAAACCTTTCCTTCCCGTGAAGCGCTGCAACGGTTTCCCTTTGGTCTGGCTGATGTGGCGGTAATTCTGGGCACACTGCTGCTAATCGCGCTGGTTGCCCAGGTTGGGGCGGGAACACTGGTCAGCTTTAGACCCCCTGAGGATGTTCCGGGTGTCACGCTTGATCCGTGGAATTTGCCCTATTACGCGGGGCGATCGACCCTGCGGATGTTTATCGGGCTATTTTTCTCAACGGTGTTCACCCTGGTTTATGGCTATGTTGCCGCCTACAGTCGGCGCGCCGAAAAAGTTTTGGTGCCGTTGCTCGACATTTTGCAATCGGTTCCCGTATTGGGGTTTTTGTCAATTACGGTGACGGGCTTTATTGCCCTGTTTCCCGGAAGCCTGCTGGGATTGGAAGCCGCATCCATTTTTGCGATTTTTACCAGTCAGGTATGGAACATGACCTTCTCGTTTTACCAGTCGCTCAAGATGGTGCCGCATGAGTTGGATGAGGCAGCAACGCTGTACCGACTATCGCGCTGGCAGCGATTCACCAAACTGGAAGTTCCCTCGGCAATGATTGGTTTGGTCTGGAACGCGATGATGAGCTTTGGGGGAGGCTGGTTTTTTGTTGCTGCCAGCGAAGCCATCAGTGTGTTGAACAAACAGTACACCCTGCCCGGAATTGGCTCCTATGTGGCAGAAGCGGTCGGGCAAAAAAACCTGCCTGCTCTGGGATGGGCAATTTTGGCGATGGCGATCGTCATCCTGCTGGTGGATCAGCTTTTTTGGCGACCCCTGATTGCCTGGTCTGACAAGTTTCGCCTGGAGCAGAGCGCTGCCGCAGATGCTCCCGAATCCTGGGTCTACGATTTATTGAAAGCAGCCCGGTTGCCCCGCCTGGTGGGACGCCTGCTAACGCCTGTCGGAGAACAGGTGAATCTTTGGCTGTCTCGCCTGATGCCACCACCTTCCCCCAGTGGATCTGCTACCCCCTCCCAGGCAGTGAGCGATCGCCTCTACACCTTCGTGATGCTGGGAATCATTGGGGCACTCCTGCTGGTTGGAGTTCACTTCATTCTGACAACGGTTGGGCTGGAGGAGGTGTTCAAAACCTTTGGGCTGGGAGCGTTGACCCTGTTGCGCGTGATTGTTCTGCTGGTGTTTGCCACCCTGATTTGGACTCCCATTGGGGTGGCGATCGGATTTAATCCCAAAATCGCCCGCCTGTTTCAACCTGTTGCCCAATTTCTTGCCTCCTTCCCGGCAAACTTTATCTTCCCCTTTGCCACCCTCTTTTTCATCAACTCCCACATCAGTATCAATTGGGGCAGCATTTTGCTGATGGCACTGGGTGCCCAATGGTACATTTTGTTTAACTCGATCGCTGGAGCCATGAGCATTCCCACAGATTTGCGCGAAATGGCAACCGACGTTGGATTGCGGGGGTGGAAACTCTGGCAAAAGTTGATTATTCCTGGCATCTTCTCTGCCTGGGTGACAGGTGGCATTACTGCCAGCGGTGGAGCCTGGAACGCCAGCATCGTGTCAGAAGTGGTCTCCTGGGGACAAACAACCCTGATTGCCAGTGGACTGGGGGCTTACATTGCAGAGGCAACGGAAAAAGGCGATTGGCCCCGCATCACCCTGGGAATTGGCATGATGAGCCTGTTTGTTGTGGGGATTAATCGTCTGTTTTGGCGGCGACTGTATCACCTGGCGGAAACCAAGTACCATCTGTGA
- the mgtE gene encoding magnesium transporter, with translation MLTQEGRASLSVISDLNRLKLELNQMPAVDVCDYVADLPPERRAIAFRLLSKDQATDVFEYLDPDVREELIGALHDAQLCQIVEAMRPDDRAELFDELPAGVVRRLIQQLSPGERRATATILGYPEGTAGRVMTTEYVRLRQGLTVSQALSKIRMNDRDKETVYYAYVTDDNRKLVQVVSLRQLLFSLPDALIRDIASDRVLKVRTDTPQEEVAQLMKRYDLLALPVVDREDRLVGIVTIDDVVDILEEEATEDIQRIAGVGGGDESSLSHPLQKIQNRLPWLVGIMALYIGASSAIAPFQKTISLVPVLAVIMPLFSNTGGTVGIQALTVTIRSLGVGEVTPLDTLRILRKELLAGVVTALALGSTMILLSLIWTPASTRWVAIVAGLVMATNTVVAVTLGTLLPMALKRLKLDPALVSGPLVTTLLDSIGFILFLSLITFSLNVLRLPAS, from the coding sequence ATGCTTACCCAGGAAGGTCGTGCTTCGCTGTCGGTGATTTCCGACTTGAATCGGCTCAAGCTTGAACTGAACCAGATGCCTGCGGTTGATGTGTGCGATTATGTCGCCGACTTACCCCCAGAGCGGCGGGCGATCGCATTTCGGTTACTAAGCAAAGACCAGGCAACGGACGTATTTGAATATCTAGACCCGGATGTCAGAGAAGAACTGATTGGTGCCCTGCATGATGCGCAACTCTGTCAGATTGTGGAAGCCATGCGACCGGATGACCGGGCAGAGCTGTTTGATGAATTGCCTGCGGGCGTAGTCAGACGGCTGATCCAGCAACTCAGCCCAGGAGAACGACGGGCAACAGCAACCATTTTGGGTTACCCGGAGGGCACTGCTGGACGGGTGATGACAACCGAGTATGTCCGGTTGCGGCAAGGTTTGACGGTTTCCCAGGCATTAAGCAAAATTCGCATGAATGACCGGGATAAGGAAACGGTCTATTATGCCTACGTCACAGACGATAACCGGAAACTGGTACAGGTTGTGTCTTTGCGGCAACTCCTTTTTTCGCTGCCCGATGCTCTGATTCGAGATATTGCCAGCGATCGCGTCCTTAAGGTTCGCACCGATACCCCCCAGGAAGAAGTCGCCCAATTGATGAAGCGCTACGATCTGCTGGCGTTACCCGTAGTAGACCGGGAAGACCGTCTGGTGGGAATTGTCACCATTGATGATGTGGTAGACATCCTGGAAGAAGAAGCCACAGAGGACATTCAAAGGATTGCCGGGGTTGGCGGTGGGGATGAGTCGTCCCTCTCCCATCCCTTGCAAAAGATTCAAAATCGCCTGCCCTGGCTGGTCGGGATCATGGCTCTATATATCGGAGCCTCCAGCGCGATCGCTCCCTTTCAGAAAACGATTTCGCTTGTGCCTGTGCTCGCTGTAATTATGCCGCTGTTTTCAAATACGGGGGGTACGGTGGGGATTCAGGCACTCACCGTAACCATCCGTTCCCTCGGTGTTGGCGAAGTCACTCCGCTCGATACCCTCAGAATTCTGCGCAAGGAACTTCTGGCGGGTGTGGTGACAGCCCTGGCATTGGGCAGCACAATGATTCTCCTGTCATTGATCTGGACTCCGGCAAGCACGCGCTGGGTGGCGATCGTTGCAGGTTTGGTGATGGCAACCAATACGGTTGTTGCAGTTACCCTGGGAACCCTCCTACCCATGGCACTTAAACGTCTGAAGCTCGATCCTGCCCTGGTCAGCGGCCCTTTAGTGACTACCCTGCTGGATTCGATCGGGTTTATTCTGTTCCTCTCCTTGATTACGTTTAGCCTGAATGTTTTACGGCTGCCAGCTTCGTAG